TCGCTTCATGCACGGGGTGCACGGGGATCCCCCCAAAGAGCTGCCAttgccatggcaggagggctgAGGAGGGACTGGGGgtctccaggctgagccaggTTTGTGCTGTtccccaggagctccagccGTGCCAGACAAGTGCTGCTTCAACTTCCAGACCAGAAGGATCAGGAGGGACAACGTGGTGGCCTGTTACCCCACCAGCCCCGAGTGCCCGCACAAGGCTGTGATGTGAGtaccccaaatccacccctgGATCCTGCCACACCCCCTGCCTTGCTTTGGTGGGTCCAGTCCCGACCCCCTGAGCCCCTCAGAAactcagttttggggtccccactGACCTCAGTTTCTCTGTGCCCCAGCTTCAGGGTGAGGAATGGGAAGGAGATCTGCACCCAGGCCGGCAGGGCGTGGGTCAAGAGGTACCAGCAGAGCTTCCAAGTCAGCTCCTTCTCCATCCCCAGCTAGCGGGGTggccggggacagcggggactCCTCCCCATGGGGGACACCACCGAGGCAGAGGGGACACTTCTGGATGGAGCAGCTCACCAGGGACATCCTCCCCATCACGATGACCCTCACCACCTCCCTGAAGGCAAATGGCCTTTGCCAGCCCACCAGGATGGAGTGTCCAGACCCTCTGCGGTCCatggagaggctgcagcaggcGGGGGTGAAGggggagcagctccacagctggTTTTTGTCGACTCTGAACAGAATTAAACGTGATTCCCACACGCAAACATCTGTCTGTGCGAGTCTCTCGGGCCTGGGCAGATCCTGCTGCCGGCTTTCCTGCCCAGGTGTTGGGATCAGCAAagagccaggaggagctggagcctcAGTCAGGTCTCCGTGAGGATGTCCAGGGGTGAATGGGGCCAAAGCAAACCCATGAGGGCTTTGGGGAAGAACCAGAGGGACAACGTGCCCAGGAGGAGAGGGTTTCCTGTGCTCCTCATCCGCCATCCTAATTAACAGCCCAAATTCCAGCAGAGGGGGATCTCAGGGATGCCTGAGccagcccaaaatcccaggatgCCACCAGGAAATGTGATGGGCGCCGTGACAGTGGCAGAGCCACCATGATGAGCAACAAGCAATGGGTGATGGAGAAACAAACCCGGCCACCACCAAGCCACCCACCCCAGAGCAAGCAGAGGCCTCAGAGCCATTGGCAAGGGGTGGTTTTTGCACAGGAACTCACAAGTGTGAGCATCATCCTGTGCTGTTTGCTGGTGGCCACAACCCAACCCAAAATAGACTCCCAGCCCAGCATCACCGCCACTCCCACACCTCTCAGCAGCCCCCGGGCGTCACGGTGGCCCAACGTGGCTggcaggag
Above is a genomic segment from Vidua chalybeata isolate OUT-0048 chromosome 20, bVidCha1 merged haplotype, whole genome shotgun sequence containing:
- the LOC128798193 gene encoding C-C motif chemokine 3-like translates to MGTATSVVCALLILSTLCWHSLAQRAPAVPDKCCFNFQTRRIRRDNVVACYPTSPECPHKAVIFRVRNGKEICTQAGRAWVKRYQQSFQVSSFSIPS